The sequence below is a genomic window from Dyadobacter sp. CECT 9275.
GGTAAGATACTGCCGCTGGATTTCGAGCAGTTCCACAAAAATCACCTTTGTTTTTTCATTCATCCAGCTGTCATCGGTGGCTTTGGTGCGCTCTTCCCATTGTTTCAGGAATTTCTCCATACCGGCATGGCCATTCAGCTCATTGTCATACTTGTTTTTAAGGAACTCATATATCTGTTTTTTAAGGCCCTGTTTCATTTTTCGCCTGGTCAGCTCTTCTGATTCCGCCTCCGGGGCACCTTCAAACAATCCGGTCCTTTTAATCAGATACGGTAGTGTAAGTCCTTGTACCACCAACGTAAGCAATATCACAATGAAAGTGATAAAAAGAATAAGGCTCCTTTGCGGGAAAGCCGTCCCATTATCCAGTGCAATGGGTATAGCCAGGGCCGCAGCCAGTGACACCACCCCGCGCATCCCCGTCCAGCCAAGCAAAAGAGGCATCAGCCAGCGCCTCCGGACCGACCGCGCGGGTGGGGTTACACTCGGCCGAAATATAATCGTAGCCAGAAGCGCCGCATAGGAACTAATGATCCGTGCACCGATCAGCACCACAGTGATCAGAATACCCGAACCAATGGCAGTATATAAGGGGATACCATTATCCCGCATCCCTTCCACAATTTCAGGAAGCTCAAGGCCGATCAGCAGGAATACCACTCCATTTAAAATGAATACAAAACTCCCCCAAACACTGAAGCTCTGAATACGACTGGTACTGTTCAAGAACAAAAGCCGCTTGGATGATAAAAACAAACCACCGCTCACCACTGCCAGTACACCAGAACAATGAAGCTGCTCCGCAAGCCAGTACATAAAATAGGGTTCAATGATGGTTAGTGCAATGTTGGATTGCGCATCCAGCGGAAGCCGCCTGTGTAATTGAACGAAAACCCAGGCCAGCAGGAGGCCCACTCCCACCCCACCTGTTACCATCCAGAGGAAACTCAGGGCCGCTTCCTGCCAGACAAACTGACCTGTGACAGCAGCAATCAGGGCAAAACGAAAAATGATCAGGGAAGAGGCGTCGTTCAGCAGGCTTTCGCCTTCCAGAATTGCCGCTGTGTTTTTAGGGATTTTCACAAATCTGGTGATAGCCCCGGTACTTACCGCATCGGGTGGAGATACAATCCCGCCCAGCAGGAAGCCAAGCGCCAGGGTAAAACCCGGGATAAAATAATAGGCTACCACCGCTACCGACGACGCGGTAAAAAACACAACCAGAAAAGCAAAACTGCCAATGATGCGCCACCACTTTTTCATTTCCTTGAAAGAGATACTCCACGATGCTTCAAAAAGAAGCGGCGGCAAAAAAATAAAAAAGATCAAATCGGGATCAATCCTTACCATAGGCAAGCCAGGAAGGAAACCCACCGTCAGGCCTGCTACAACAAGCAGAATGGGATAGGCAATGCGGAGTTTATTTGCCAGCGTATTGAGCAACACAATGGCAATGATCATTGCAAGCAGAAAGGGTAATTGTGTATGCATTAAAATTTGGAGATATGCTTCGGGCTTTTGTAATCGTACGAAAATAGTCTTTTTTACGAATTATTTAATACAGCATGGAGTTTTCGTAGCCACCTAACGGACGTTGAATCTGCTTTCACAAAAAAAGCGATTCCCGGAAGAATCGCTTTTTTTGAAAATCTGATTTAATAATAGTGCATATATAGGTATGCTTTCTACTCGGCGGCTGTGAGCTTTCCTCTGACTTCCCCGTTCGGGTATTTGGCCGTTCCGATATTCAGATAGTAATTACCTGCCTTCAGATCAGTGACCTGATCGGCTGTAAGCGTGTCTGTGAAAGCAAATGGGGATGTGAAGGTAGTGCCCAGATTGATCACCGACGTACCTAGGCTGTCGGCCGATGCTTTATAAATGTGCCAGGCCGTTGGAACAAACGGCATAAGTGAATCACTTGCAGTGGTATCCGACATGGCGGAGTCGCTATACATGACGTTTAACTTTAAAATCCGTGTTTCCTGATCAAGCGTACCTTCTACTTCTCCTGTTGCAGTTGAAGGGTTCGCGGGAATCGCAGTTGTACCTGCCAGTGTGGATGTAACTTTAAGCTCCGGTAAGACGGGCGTCGGAGTTTCTGTTTCATCGTCATCGTCTTTACATCCCATTGCTGCCACTAACAAGAACACACCCATGAACGCTAATTTTCTCATAATCCGTTAAGTTTTAGTAAGTAATGTGGTAAATTTCAATTACCGCATCTTGCCAAAAGAATGGTACCTCTATCACTAAAAAGAATAAATTATTCTGAAAATCAGTACTTTACAAAATTCCCTCATTTTTCAAGGTGGGGCGACAAGTATCCTTTTTGCCCATAAATGCTACAATTTCACCCCAAACTTGTAACCCACAATAACTTACGTATACTTCCATCGGTTATGTGACCAAAGCCAGTATTCTGGCTTTCTTCGGATGGTCTGTTCCAGAAGTACATAATACTTATACATGATGCTTTCCGGTGATTCTGTTTTACCATTTACAGAAA
It includes:
- a CDS encoding Na+/H+ antiporter, coding for MHTQLPFLLAMIIAIVLLNTLANKLRIAYPILLVVAGLTVGFLPGLPMVRIDPDLIFFIFLPPLLFEASWSISFKEMKKWWRIIGSFAFLVVFFTASSVAVVAYYFIPGFTLALGFLLGGIVSPPDAVSTGAITRFVKIPKNTAAILEGESLLNDASSLIIFRFALIAAVTGQFVWQEAALSFLWMVTGGVGVGLLLAWVFVQLHRRLPLDAQSNIALTIIEPYFMYWLAEQLHCSGVLAVVSGGLFLSSKRLLFLNSTSRIQSFSVWGSFVFILNGVVFLLIGLELPEIVEGMRDNGIPLYTAIGSGILITVVLIGARIISSYAALLATIIFRPSVTPPARSVRRRWLMPLLLGWTGMRGVVSLAAALAIPIALDNGTAFPQRSLILFITFIVILLTLVVQGLTLPYLIKRTGLFEGAPEAESEELTRRKMKQGLKKQIYEFLKNKYDNELNGHAGMEKFLKQWEERTKATDDSWMNEKTKVIFVELLEIQRQYLTELNKDPKIDEDMIRQQLYQIDLEEERLKVI
- a CDS encoding CHRD domain-containing protein, which encodes MRKLAFMGVFLLVAAMGCKDDDDETETPTPVLPELKVTSTLAGTTAIPANPSTATGEVEGTLDQETRILKLNVMYSDSAMSDTTASDSLMPFVPTAWHIYKASADSLGTSVINLGTTFTSPFAFTDTLTADQVTDLKAGNYYLNIGTAKYPNGEVRGKLTAAE